Within the Marinitoga litoralis genome, the region TCTATATAAGATGGTTTGAAAAGAAGGTATATCTTCTATTCCTATTAAAGATAAAAATTCAGGATGGTCACGAAATAAATTTTCAGATTTTCTATATGATAATTTTGCCATCTTCAATAATATTAATATTTTTAAAATAGATTTATCTGAGTATTTTTTTCTTCTACCAAAAGAATAATTTTGTTCTTTAAAAAATATATCGATGATATTAAAAACAAAAATATTTTCATTTTTAACAAAAGAAGCTTTGATTTTTCTATACTTTTGTGTTAGCATTGAATTGGGCACTCCTATTTAGTTTTTTCGCTCAATTCAATGTTTCGGCATAGAATTAAGGGTGCCTATTTTTATTTCCTTACTTTTGGACACCCTATTAAATACATTAAATTCATATTCATTAACATTTTTATCATGTAATTTTATATTCTCTTTCCAATCTACTTGTACTTGCACACCTGTAATGTTTCAAATCTAGGATGTCCCTTTATGTTTTTCTTTGACATCAACTCCTTTCTTTTTACTAAATTTCTCATCTGCTAAGGTTTTGTTCCTTTTATTCAATTATATATTTATTGTTACTTCGCTTATGCTATATTCGTTATTTAAATAATAACCTTTTTTCTATTTTTTGTTATTAAATTCATCACTATATATTTTATCACTTCAACTAACATTATAAAAAAAATTAATATAATAAATAAAAAAGGCACGATTAACGTGCCTTGAAAAAATATTATCATTTAATAATTTCATACTCTTTATCATCAATTTTAATACTTCCTAAATTAATTAGAACATCATGTTCAATACCATTAACATTATATTTACCCTCAAATTTAATTCCATCAAATGTTCCTTCAAATATTCCATAATCTGTTACAAAAGTTACATCTATTGTATTTTGGCCTTTTCCTTTTACCAACATTATTTTTGTGTTATTATCTAATGATTTAACTTCTTCTCCATCAGTCGCCTCAAATTTCCATTCATCTAAATTATTTCTGTAGAATTTAACATTATATTTATATGTTCTATCGTATACAACATCTGTTGCTGTCATAGTTCCTTCAAATTTATTTGTTGAAGTTTGTTTAACATTTATAACTTCTTGGTAGTACATATTATTCTTTGATATAGGATCATTATCTTTCTTATTTATCCATAAATAATATTTCTTTACATAATTCAAACCATCATTATCAGTAGATATTTCTAATTCATTAATAAACTTATTTCCTATAGAACCATTTATTTTAATAAATCCGTATTCTCCAATTTCTCTATCTCCATTATCGTTTAATTCTTGTTTAAACATTTGATATAATTTAAGAGGATAATTTCCACCTCCATTATTGTCATCTGAAATATATAATTTACCATAACCATTATTATCTCTCTCAAAATAAATTCTTGCTGACTCTATTTTCTTGTATTTCATATCATCATTTGAATATATTTCAGATTTAGTTTTTGAATACCAATTAACTGTGGAATCACCAGTCGTATATTCTAAATCATCTAATTTATTTGGAAATGAAAATGAATTTAAATTATCTAAAACATTTTTTGTAATTATAGAATTTAAATTAACTTTAACATCTGAATTTGCTTCCTTTACTTCTTCCCTTTCGTATTCTCCATTATAATAACTCACAAAATTTAAACCTTTTATCTTATTATTGGTATTTTCTTCAACAAATCCTACTAATCCCCATCCATTACTTGGAATTACATAATTTTCTTCCCTATATTTATATGATTCAGGAACAACAGGATAAATGAATAGTTGAACCCAAAAATAAGGAGCTTCATCTACATTATCATTAGCATTTTCAACTAGCGGCGTTAAAACAAAATATGTATTAAATTGTGTACTATCATTATATCCTTTTAACATTTTATCTGGATCATTGTCAGCGCCTTTAGGAAATACTTTATGTTCATTTTTTATAAAATACATTTTGTCGTTAATATTAACTCCACTATAATTAGATAATCTATTTGGTTTATTATTCTTTTTCTCGCCTTTATCATTATTTGCATATAATTCCGAAGGTGTCATAATTTCTCCATTTTTTTGTAAATAATCATTAAATGGGGTTCTATCTGCAGTTATAGTTCTTGTAATACTACCAGCCTTTAAATTTAAAAACTCAAAAGTATCTATCAATGATCTATAGTCATTTAGCTTGTGTAAATTATTTGCAAATTGAAATTCTGGGTCCATTTGATTATTAACCTCAGGTTTTTCTTTTACCAAACAACTACTTAATAATATTACTAATAGCAAGGTACTTAAAACTACTAATAGCCTTTTCATAATATCCCTCCTAAGATAAATTAATATTTTATTGTATATAATATTATAAATTTTATAATAATTTTTTGATTTTAGTGTTATTTTTATATTACAAATTATAATTTATTAATTAATTCTCTTTCAACAAATTTAAACCCTTTTTCCCAGAATTCTCTTTTTGTTATATCGATACCTAATTTGGACAATAATACTTCTGGAGCATCATTACCACCACTTGATAACAATTCTTTATATTTTGGTACAAAAGATTTTCCTTCTTCTAAATACTTTTCATATAATGCAATTACTAATAAATTAGCGAAATTATATGCATATACATAGAAAGGAACTCCTATCATATGTGGAATAGAACTCCACTCATATTTGTATTCTTCTGTAATTATTACAGAATCTCCAAACATGATTTTTAATTCTTTTTCATATAGATTGGATAATTCCTCCCATGTAGCCATACCATTTTCATCAATCATTTGATGTGATTGAATTTCAAATCTTGCAAACATATTTTGTCTAAACATAGTTGCAAACATATCTTCTATTTTTGAGGCAATAAACATTTTTCTTTCGTCTTCTTCTAATTCTTTTAATAATTTATCCATTACTAACATTTCACCAAAAACAGATGCAACTTCTGCCATTGTTAATGGTGTATGATAATTCAAAAGAGTTTGTTTTGAAGATAATGTTCCATGAACTCCATGTCCTAACTCATGAGCTAAAGTCATAACATCTCTCATATTACCAGTATAATTCATTAAAATAAATGGCTTATAATTTGGTATATTATATGAACAGAACGCTCCACCTCTTTTACCAGGAACAATTTCTGAATGTATTCTATTTTCATCAAAGAATGATTTCACTATATCTCCAATTTCCTTGTCAAATTCATAATATGATTCTAATACCATTTCTTTAGCTTTTTCAAATGAGATATCTTTTTTTACTGGATCTAATGGTGCATAAATATCAGCTAAAGTTAATTCATATCCTAAATATTTTTCTTTCCACTTATAATATCTATGAACCATAGGTGTTTGTTCTGTTGTTACCTCTATAACCATATCAACAATTTCATCATTTACTTCATTTGCCATATTTCTCATTGAAATAGGCTTTGGATATTTCCTTAATTTGCTTTCAGTATCATAATATTTTGCAACAGAATTAAATGTACTTTCTAATACAATTTTATCCTCACTATATCTTTCAAAAAACATTTTCATAGCTTTTCTTCTTAATTCCTTATTAGGACTTTGTCTTAAAGCTCTAATTTGTGGTCCTGTCATTTTTTTAACTTCACCATCAATTTCTATTTCAAAATTATATGAAGAAGTCAATTTTTCATATAATAAATCAAATGCTTCTCTCCCTGCTGGTTGTAATGCAGATAATACCA harbors:
- a CDS encoding M3 family oligoendopeptidase — encoded protein: MQWDLSFFYDSPESEQIKKDFESAVSNAKTLKEKYYSKLSSEDLTAEDIRNFFKDLEQVIEKPYYAIQYAHLLYAENTQNKQAQKLVAMGQDYLTKGEIELSFWRPVLLSHPIEKLEKWKNSEELKDYKHVMEKLIKEKPHVLSEDAEMVLSALQPAGREAFDLLYEKLTSSYNFEIEIDGEVKKMTGPQIRALRQSPNKELRRKAMKMFFERYSEDKIVLESTFNSVAKYYDTESKLRKYPKPISMRNMANEVNDEIVDMVIEVTTEQTPMVHRYYKWKEKYLGYELTLADIYAPLDPVKKDISFEKAKEMVLESYYEFDKEIGDIVKSFFDENRIHSEIVPGKRGGAFCSYNIPNYKPFILMNYTGNMRDVMTLAHELGHGVHGTLSSKQTLLNYHTPLTMAEVASVFGEMLVMDKLLKELEEDERKMFIASKIEDMFATMFRQNMFARFEIQSHQMIDENGMATWEELSNLYEKELKIMFGDSVIITEEYKYEWSSIPHMIGVPFYVYAYNFANLLVIALYEKYLEEGKSFVPKYKELLSSGGNDAPEVLLSKLGIDITKREFWEKGFKFVERELINKL